One window of the Nicotiana tabacum cultivar K326 chromosome 4, ASM71507v2, whole genome shotgun sequence genome contains the following:
- the LOC107814215 gene encoding uncharacterized protein LOC107814215, producing MTIKFVVGECTLNIVSAYATHAGMNEEVKRHFWEGLYEIVRNVLPAERLFIEGDSNGHIGSSTSGYSEVHEGFSFGDMNGGGTSLLDFVKAFELVIANLSFPKREEYLVTFQSAVAKTHIDYLLLRRCDRGLCKDCKVISGEILATQHRLLVIDTGIMWTIEDHVGSLD from the coding sequence ATGACTATTAAGTTTGTAGTTGGAGAGTGCACCCTAAATATCGTTAGCGCTTACGCGACACATGCGGGCATGAATGAGGAGGTTAAAAGGCACTTCTGGGAGGGGTTGTATGAGATTGTGCGTAATGTTCTGCCTGCTGAGAGGTTATTTATAGAAGGGGATTCCAATGGACATATTGGGTCGTCTACAAGTGGCTATAGCGAGGTGCATGAAGGCTTCAGTTTTGGGGATATGAACGGAGGAGGTACTTCACTGTTGGATTTCGTTAAGGCTTTTGAGTTGGTGATTGCAAACTTAAGTTTTCCGAAGAGGGAGGAGTACTTGGTTACTTTCCAAAgtgcggtggcgaagactcatattgactatctcctcctcaggagatgtgACAGAGGGCTGTGTAAGGATTGCAAGGTTATCTCGGGTGAAATCCTCGCGACGCAGCATAGGCTCTTAGTGATAGACACTGGTATTATGTGGACAATCGAGGATCATgtggggagccttgactaa